A part of Methanohalobium evestigatum Z-7303 genomic DNA contains:
- a CDS encoding integrase: protein MPVCYLKIKKVGASIRKWHLNVMLEESVAEFIQGRVATTVGSAHYLNKVKQAKTEYHRIVHRFLF from the coding sequence ATTCCTGTATGTTACTTAAAAATCAAAAAAGTAGGTGCCAGCATTCGCAAGTGGCACCTCAATGTCATGCTTGAAGAAAGCGTTGCAGAATTCATCCAAGGACGTGTCGCAACTACTGTAGGAAGTGCTCATTATCTTAATAAAGTCAAACAGGCAAAGACGGAATATCATAGGATTGTTCATAGGTTTTTGTTTTAA
- a CDS encoding PD-(D/E)XK nuclease family protein translates to MNIFTALSQGRGSLNEENMSAMLGYLLSPEQSHGLNDVFLKKFLSSVAEIKDGQLHDLDNLLLSKDEIKVEVNFEQPYSYHGYSRYVDIDIRIFDNHYNELYRLIIENKIKPASSSSNQFKEEYEAVISDIEENSENSHPKVIMIFLTPTGRHSQLLNEYENLSQDMLGKNEKVWVYWADDENTITDLLRQILKDESEVKIDPITDYTKHTLKAFIRHIQETNIKYTSPGKVDHKPGGIVDFAYAKISDGYYKIEKYESTTIKVFNLDLQRYEVAKPILRKVNDEKNLGVNLYLSTNNERNTRSLGNMVIKKLKQQNKDDKPSNDDL, encoded by the coding sequence ATGAACATTTTCACTGCACTGAGTCAAGGTAGAGGAAGTTTAAATGAAGAAAACATGAGTGCAATGTTGGGTTATTTGCTCTCGCCTGAACAATCACATGGACTAAACGATGTATTTCTTAAAAAATTCCTAAGTTCTGTCGCTGAAATAAAAGATGGTCAATTACATGATTTGGATAACTTACTATTATCAAAAGATGAGATAAAAGTTGAAGTTAACTTTGAACAGCCATATAGTTATCATGGTTACAGTAGATATGTTGACATTGACATCAGAATTTTTGACAATCATTATAATGAACTCTATAGGCTCATAATAGAAAATAAGATAAAGCCGGCATCATCTTCCAGCAATCAATTCAAAGAGGAATATGAAGCTGTGATTTCTGATATAGAAGAGAATAGTGAGAATTCGCATCCAAAAGTAATAATGATTTTTCTTACACCCACAGGAAGACATAGCCAATTATTAAATGAATATGAAAATCTAAGTCAAGACATGTTGGGTAAAAATGAGAAGGTTTGGGTGTATTGGGCAGATGATGAGAACACTATAACTGATTTGCTCAGACAAATTTTAAAAGATGAATCTGAAGTAAAAATTGATCCTATAACAGATTATACAAAACATACTTTAAAGGCTTTTATTAGACACATACAGGAAACCAATATAAAATATACATCTCCTGGTAAAGTTGACCATAAACCGGGTGGGATAGTGGATTTTGCATATGCAAAGATATCGGATGGTTATTACAAAATAGAAAAATATGAAAGTACCACTATAAAGGTGTTCAATTTAGATTTACAGAGATATGAAGTAGCAAAACCAATACTCAGAAAAGTGAATGATGAAAAGAATTTAGGAGTTAATCTTTATCTTTCTACAAATAATGAGAGAAACACTAGAAGTTTAGGAAATATGGTTATAAAAAAGTTAAAGCAACAAAATAAGGATGATAAACCATCAAATGATGATTTGTAA
- a CDS encoding TBP family protein: MEIVNVVATVKLNSYLDLASLEDALQDTQVVSTSKVWLKMRLMPENYYVAFYKSGKFLITGVKSTEDISTISNRVLDILKNAGIDVDIEDTYIQNIVAVDKIEMNSTLEKIIYNLDPSKSSYEPEQFPGLIYKNWGASFLLFSSGKVVITGVKDENYLDDLITKFKNEISFE; the protein is encoded by the coding sequence ATGGAAATTGTAAATGTAGTTGCTACAGTCAAACTAAATTCTTATTTAGATTTGGCGAGTTTAGAAGATGCACTTCAAGATACACAAGTTGTATCTACAAGTAAAGTATGGCTTAAAATGAGACTAATGCCTGAAAACTATTATGTAGCTTTCTATAAATCTGGCAAGTTTCTCATAACAGGTGTAAAATCGACTGAAGATATATCTACCATTTCCAATAGAGTATTAGATATTTTAAAAAATGCTGGTATTGATGTTGATATTGAAGATACTTATATACAAAATATCGTTGCAGTCGATAAAATAGAGATGAACTCAACGCTTGAAAAAATAATTTACAACCTTGACCCTTCAAAGAGTAGCTATGAACCAGAACAATTTCCAGGATTGATATACAAAAATTGGGGTGCTAGTTTTCTTCTCTTTTCAAGTGGGAAAGTTGTAATTACAGGTGTGAAAGATGAGAATTATTTGGATGATTTAATTACTAAATTCAAAAATGAGATATCATTTGAATAA
- a CDS encoding type I restriction-modification system subunit M — MSNFQEKANFIWSVADEVLRDDFKRGKYRDVILPFTVLRRVECVLEPTKDNVIQTYENVKDKVKDPHNALCHAAGHSFYNTSPYDLKKLLDDPSNIGQNFKSYINSFSENMRDIFDKFYLWNYIDQLIEDNLLYMLLEKFSNVDLHPDSVSNHEMGYIFEELIRRFNEDVNENPGEHFTPREVIRLMVNLIFYQDEAKLGHNTPIRTIYDPACGTGGMLTIANDHILKEINSNADIWLFGQEVNPETFAIAKSDMMLKGNDRDAENIKMGSVFSNDGHPNETFNYMLSNPPFGKDWKKEQNFILEEAKSASSRFTAGLPRKDDGQLLFLQHMISKMKRPEDGGSRIAVVTNGSPLFTGDAGSGESEIRRWIIENDWLEAIVALPEQLFYNTGINTYVWIVTNRKEDHRKGKIQLVDARECYQKMRKSLGEKRHEISSEQIDTITNLHNNFNEGQYSQIFDNHEFGYRKITIEQPLRLSFQVTPERIEQLKEQKAFKNLAVSKKRKNTEEKEKEEAEGQKLQDSIIEMLSEMDSEKFYKNRDEFWKVLNDNLKKHGININNTVEKAILDSMSERDETADICVDSKKRWEPDSQLRDYENVPLDEDIYDYFEREVKPHVPEAWIDESKTDQYDNDVGKVGYIINFNRYFYEYEPPRPLEEIESDINDLENEILELLQEVSH; from the coding sequence ATGAGTAATTTTCAGGAAAAAGCTAATTTTATTTGGAGCGTGGCTGACGAGGTACTAAGAGACGACTTTAAACGTGGGAAATACCGGGATGTAATTCTTCCATTTACTGTTTTAAGACGTGTGGAATGTGTACTGGAACCTACCAAGGATAATGTAATACAAACTTACGAAAATGTCAAGGACAAAGTCAAAGACCCGCACAATGCACTTTGCCATGCTGCAGGTCATAGTTTTTACAACACATCACCGTATGACCTCAAGAAACTGCTGGATGACCCGAGCAACATAGGTCAGAACTTCAAGTCGTACATAAACAGTTTCTCCGAGAATATGCGAGATATCTTCGACAAGTTCTATCTCTGGAACTACATCGACCAGTTGATTGAAGATAACCTGCTGTACATGTTGCTTGAGAAGTTCTCAAACGTGGATTTACACCCTGATTCTGTAAGCAACCATGAGATGGGGTATATCTTCGAGGAATTGATAAGACGGTTCAATGAGGACGTCAATGAGAACCCTGGTGAGCACTTCACACCAAGAGAAGTTATCAGGCTCATGGTCAATCTAATTTTTTATCAGGATGAAGCAAAGCTCGGACACAATACGCCCATCAGGACAATCTACGACCCTGCATGCGGTACTGGCGGAATGCTGACTATCGCCAATGACCATATCCTCAAGGAAATCAATTCTAATGCTGATATCTGGCTGTTTGGACAGGAAGTAAATCCTGAAACATTTGCGATTGCAAAATCTGACATGATGCTTAAAGGAAACGACCGTGATGCTGAAAATATCAAAATGGGTTCTGTATTCTCAAATGACGGTCACCCAAACGAGACCTTTAATTATATGCTTTCAAATCCACCGTTTGGTAAGGACTGGAAAAAAGAACAGAACTTCATACTGGAGGAAGCCAAAAGTGCCAGTAGTAGATTTACTGCAGGACTACCAAGGAAAGATGATGGCCAGCTCCTGTTCCTGCAGCACATGATTTCAAAGATGAAGAGACCTGAAGATGGAGGAAGCAGGATTGCGGTTGTTACGAATGGTTCTCCACTATTTACGGGTGATGCTGGTTCAGGTGAAAGTGAAATCAGACGCTGGATAATCGAGAATGACTGGCTGGAAGCGATTGTTGCACTACCTGAGCAGTTGTTCTACAATACTGGCATCAATACCTATGTCTGGATAGTCACAAACCGCAAGGAAGATCACAGGAAAGGCAAGATACAGCTCGTTGATGCCAGAGAGTGCTATCAGAAGATGAGGAAGAGCCTCGGAGAAAAGAGACACGAGATTTCTTCTGAACAAATTGACACGATAACAAACCTGCATAACAATTTCAATGAAGGTCAGTATTCACAAATTTTTGACAACCACGAATTCGGATACAGGAAAATTACCATAGAACAACCACTCCGATTGAGCTTCCAGGTCACTCCTGAAAGGATAGAACAACTGAAGGAACAGAAAGCATTCAAGAACCTCGCTGTCAGCAAGAAGAGGAAGAATACAGAGGAGAAAGAAAAGGAAGAAGCTGAAGGTCAGAAACTGCAGGACTCCATAATCGAGATGCTATCCGAGATGGACAGCGAGAAGTTTTACAAGAACCGTGATGAATTCTGGAAGGTGCTCAATGATAATCTCAAGAAGCACGGTATAAACATAAATAATACTGTGGAAAAAGCTATTTTGGATTCGATGTCTGAGCGTGATGAAACAGCTGATATCTGTGTTGACAGCAAAAAACGGTGGGAACCTGACTCACAGCTCCGGGATTATGAGAACGTGCCGCTGGATGAGGATATCTATGATTACTTCGAACGTGAAGTGAAACCTCATGTGCCTGAAGCATGGATTGATGAATCAAAGACCGACCAATACGATAACGATGTTGGAAAAGTCGGATACATAATCAATTTCAACCGCTATTTCTACGAGTACGAACCACCAAGACCTCTGGAAGAGATAGAATCAGACATCAACGACCTTGAGAATGAAATTCTTGAACTGCTTCAGGAGGTTTCGCATTGA
- a CDS encoding phospholipase D family protein, whose product MTEFCSTTGVSHHLEQIIKNADDKLIIVSPYLQINERLKDLIQDKDRMKIDIRVIYGKNDLKPEENNWLKSLNSIRTNFCKNLHAKCYLNDKEALITSMNMYRYSEVHNNEMGIYVSKDSDPKLYSDIYDEAKRLIRYSEEDINSNDKSTSDVFKKQSNTKNNSNKSDNGYCIRCGDSISLNPMYPYCKKCFSTWKKKGDENIEESACHICGKSNKSNISKAKPTCYNCYKKYKDTYEFPLG is encoded by the coding sequence ATGACTGAATTTTGTAGTACAACAGGAGTATCTCATCATTTAGAACAGATAATCAAAAATGCTGATGATAAATTAATTATTGTAAGCCCATATCTCCAAATTAATGAAAGGTTAAAAGATTTGATTCAAGATAAAGACCGAATGAAAATAGATATTAGAGTTATATATGGAAAAAATGACTTAAAACCAGAAGAAAATAATTGGTTAAAGTCTCTAAATTCTATACGTACTAATTTTTGCAAAAATCTGCATGCTAAGTGTTACTTAAATGATAAAGAAGCTTTGATAACATCAATGAACATGTACCGTTATTCAGAAGTTCATAATAATGAAATGGGAATATATGTTTCAAAAGATTCAGACCCTAAATTATATTCTGATATCTATGATGAAGCAAAAAGACTTATTAGATACAGTGAAGAGGATATAAATAGTAATGACAAATCTACGTCTGACGTTTTTAAGAAACAAAGTAATACAAAGAACAATTCTAACAAATCAGATAATGGATATTGTATTCGCTGTGGGGATTCGATATCATTAAACCCTATGTATCCTTATTGTAAAAAATGTTTTAGCACTTGGAAGAAAAAAGGAGATGAAAATATAGAAGAAAGTGCTTGTCATATATGTGGCAAATCGAATAAATCTAATATCAGTAAAGCAAAGCCAACATGTTACAATTGCTACAAAAAATACAAAGATACTTATGAATTTCCTTTGGGATGA
- a CDS encoding tyrosine-type recombinase/integrase, protein MAHEAIKNLSAYVKYEDFLDLEQLAKDLEEDCALKKAREGDYSLLVRLLFFTGARISEIVGVPRRVYTQCLFPGNRKRKGNCPKWSVAKDDRICIDEECRFFSTYIQKYHHGIRVKDIAFKDRLIAIYGKSVKTEELKPRTVVVDQKTLDIIQEHINRYSLKPDDKIINLNENGAKVFINKLKKESKIPWLSAHKFRHGHAIYCIQNGMDIRTLQLQLGHTDLATTAIYLQFAIDDRTKVYDKVFSAKPDYIKLQCPSCGFQYKIKKDGQINLEDKLKTIFD, encoded by the coding sequence ATGGCTCATGAAGCAATAAAAAACTTAAGCGCTTATGTAAAATATGAGGATTTTTTGGACTTGGAACAATTAGCAAAAGACCTAGAAGAAGATTGTGCATTGAAAAAAGCCAGAGAAGGTGATTATTCGTTACTTGTGAGACTTCTGTTTTTCACTGGTGCACGAATTTCTGAAATCGTTGGTGTGCCAAGAAGAGTTTATACCCAGTGCTTATTTCCAGGGAATCGTAAAAGGAAAGGCAATTGTCCAAAATGGAGCGTTGCAAAAGATGATAGAATATGTATTGATGAAGAATGTCGGTTTTTCTCTACGTATATCCAAAAATATCATCATGGTATCCGAGTGAAAGATATTGCTTTTAAAGATAGATTAATAGCGATTTATGGTAAAAGTGTAAAAACAGAAGAATTGAAACCAAGAACTGTTGTTGTTGACCAAAAAACTTTGGATATAATACAGGAACATATCAACAGATATTCGTTAAAACCTGATGACAAAATAATCAACCTTAATGAAAATGGTGCGAAAGTTTTCATTAACAAGTTAAAAAAAGAATCTAAAATCCCTTGGTTAAGCGCCCATAAATTCCGCCACGGTCATGCAATCTACTGTATCCAAAATGGAATGGATATACGCACATTACAATTGCAACTTGGACATACAGATTTGGCAACCACTGCAATATATCTTCAATTTGCAATAGATGATAGGACAAAGGTCTATGATAAAGTATTTTCAGCAAAACCGGATTACATAAAGTTACAGTGCCCAAGCTGTGGATTCCAATATAAAATAAAGAAAGATGGACAAATCAACTTGGAAGATAAATTAAAAACCATATTTGATTGA
- a CDS encoding restriction endonuclease subunit S, producing the protein MSGVVQEQRQKFFDTSGFKPYPEYKDSGIEWLGEIPEHWDVKQLRRVIKSLKNGTTAPQLDSGTTNYPVTRIETISNGYINYNNVGYLKENDVDKRYILNKDDILISHINSLEYIGNCAIYKDNETLVHGMNLLRLIPDDNIIPDFLIYYLKSKNFKYSARIHAKPAINQASVSSTVLKSLKFSYPSNFNEQKSIANFLDKETHKIDKLIEKKQRLVELLEEKRSALINHTVAKGLDPDVEMKDSGIEWLGEIPEHWDVVKLKYLLRSKVTDGPHESPAFVDNGIPFLSADSIQNGKLKFENCRYVPYEDHIRYIRKCKPEKYDLLLGKAASVGKVALVDVDFEFSIWSPLALIKPDTRELNSKLLYYVLRSRYVQKQIDMLNHTNTQDNLGMKEIENLKIILPSVSEQKQIADYLDQRTSKIDELINKINHQIEYLKEYRTALISAAVTGKIDVRGEEQK; encoded by the coding sequence TTGAGCGGGGTTGTGCAGGAACAGAGACAGAAATTTTTCGATACTTCAGGATTCAAACCTTATCCTGAGTATAAAGATTCAGGTATTGAATGGTTGGGTGAAATTCCTGAGCATTGGGATGTAAAGCAATTACGAAGAGTTATAAAATCGTTAAAAAATGGAACAACAGCTCCTCAATTAGACAGTGGAACTACAAATTATCCAGTTACAAGGATAGAGACAATATCAAACGGGTATATAAACTACAATAATGTAGGATATCTTAAAGAAAATGATGTAGATAAAAGATATATTCTAAATAAAGATGACATACTTATATCTCATATAAATAGTTTAGAATATATTGGAAATTGTGCGATATACAAAGATAATGAAACACTTGTACATGGAATGAATCTTCTTAGATTAATTCCTGATGATAATATAATCCCTGACTTTCTTATTTATTATCTAAAAAGTAAAAACTTTAAATATTCGGCTAGGATACATGCTAAGCCAGCTATTAATCAAGCAAGTGTATCATCAACTGTTTTAAAATCGTTGAAATTCTCTTACCCTAGTAATTTTAATGAGCAAAAATCCATAGCCAATTTCCTCGATAAAGAGACCCATAAAATCGATAAACTGATAGAGAAAAAGCAGCGACTTGTTGAACTACTGGAAGAGAAACGCTCTGCTCTAATCAATCATACAGTGGCCAAAGGTCTTGACCCTGATGTTGAGATGAAGGATTCAGGTATCGAATGGCTGGGTGAGATTCCTGAGCATTGGGATGTTGTTAAACTAAAATATTTACTTCGTTCTAAAGTAACTGATGGACCTCATGAATCACCTGCATTCGTTGATAATGGAATTCCATTTTTATCAGCTGATTCTATTCAAAATGGTAAACTAAAATTTGAAAATTGTAGATATGTTCCATATGAAGACCACATTAGATACATCAGAAAATGCAAACCAGAAAAATATGATTTATTACTAGGAAAAGCCGCATCTGTAGGAAAAGTTGCATTGGTTGATGTTGATTTTGAATTTAGTATTTGGTCACCATTAGCATTAATAAAACCTGACACACGAGAATTAAATTCGAAACTACTATACTACGTTTTAAGGAGTAGATACGTTCAAAAACAAATAGATATGTTAAACCATACAAACACTCAAGACAATTTAGGGATGAAAGAAATAGAAAACTTGAAAATAATTTTGCCCTCCGTATCAGAACAAAAACAAATAGCAGATTATCTCGACCAAAGAACCTCAAAGATTGACGAACTAATAAATAAAATCAACCATCAGATAGAATACCTTAAAGAATACCGAACAGCCCTCATTTCTGCAGCAGTCACTGGAAAGATCGATGTTAGAGGAGAGGAGCAAAAGTGA
- a CDS encoding type I restriction endonuclease subunit R encodes MRTTVSENTFENDIVQTLVNQKGYIHRKNSDYDKELCMDPEMVIEFIWATQSKEWEKLEKQYGEQVKERFLERLQKNIERRGTLDVLKKGIKDRGCRFDLVYFKPETTLNVEHQDRYKANRFSVIQQLHYNTKNEKSIDLVLFINGLPIITSELKNPLNEQNVEHAIHQYRKDRSPKEPLLSPRRCFVHFAVDTDLVYMATKLKGESTKFLPFNRGYENGSGNPPPEDPEKYKTYYLWEEIWDKDMLLDIISDYIVLLDDDEYIFPRYHQLKAVNSMIENARLNGPGHRYLVQHSTGSGKSFTIAWLCNKLSGLHDENNNRIFDSIIVITDRRVLDQQLSSTMFEFEQVRGTVEWIDSNKKSEQLKQALESNKEIIVVTLQTFPFLVDEANQLSDRNFAIVVDEAHSSQSGETARGSRKVLVSADDVQYEDEMEKDVEDVINSEIEKTVGPAKNISYFAFTATPKQKTLELFGTKMPDGSYEPYHLYSMKQAIEEGFILNPLENYTTFETYFELKKKIEDDPEYDRTTAYGLLRSHVDSSKPAISKKTSIMLDHFYNNIMTRIGGKAKAMVVTSSRANAVKYKLEFDKQINDNGYPFEALVAFSGTVEGNDVEKVYSDYEFTESKMNGFPDSKTSQYFDENDDYRILIVANKFQTGFDQPLLHTMYVDKKLGGVNAVQTLSRLNRIHPEKHDTMVLDFANDAEDIKKSFENFHVKTTLSEGTDPNKLHDYEDALKDFRIFTEDDVEKFAQEYFSTSGTQAKLYSILEPVIQEWESRPEEERKDFKKQMQSFTRLYAFLSHIMTFRDTELEKLYQFSRFLVKKLKIGYKRLPTEILDCVDLESLRISEDSKGSIVLTDKEGELKPISDMGTGTTREEELAPLSEILNELNERFGTEFTEDDRVAQVIEDMRDRLLKTEKLQRAANPEINSKDNFARTFEWFFDDEVENLINTSLDLYKKMSDDGDLRHNVKQALLKDIYSKLVESDNRK; translated from the coding sequence GTGAGAACCACCGTTTCTGAGAACACATTCGAAAACGACATAGTGCAGACCCTTGTCAATCAGAAAGGATACATCCACAGAAAAAACAGTGACTACGATAAAGAACTCTGCATGGACCCTGAGATGGTTATTGAGTTCATTTGGGCTACACAATCAAAGGAGTGGGAGAAACTCGAGAAGCAATACGGTGAACAGGTGAAAGAGAGATTTCTGGAAAGACTGCAGAAGAACATCGAGAGACGTGGAACACTTGATGTGCTGAAGAAAGGTATCAAAGACAGGGGCTGCAGGTTCGACCTTGTGTATTTCAAACCCGAAACCACACTGAATGTAGAACATCAGGACAGATATAAAGCAAACAGGTTCTCGGTTATACAGCAGCTCCACTACAACACAAAAAACGAGAAGTCTATCGACCTTGTCCTTTTCATCAATGGATTACCCATTATCACATCAGAACTGAAGAATCCGCTCAACGAACAAAATGTCGAGCATGCGATACACCAGTACCGCAAAGATAGAAGCCCTAAAGAACCACTTCTGAGCCCGAGGAGATGCTTTGTACATTTTGCTGTCGATACCGACCTTGTCTACATGGCAACCAAACTGAAAGGAGAATCTACCAAATTCCTGCCTTTCAACAGAGGTTATGAGAACGGTTCAGGAAATCCACCACCAGAAGACCCGGAGAAATACAAGACATACTATCTTTGGGAAGAAATCTGGGATAAGGATATGCTTCTGGATATAATCTCAGACTATATCGTGCTTCTGGATGATGACGAATACATATTCCCGAGATACCATCAGCTCAAAGCAGTAAATTCGATGATTGAGAATGCAAGGCTCAACGGTCCGGGTCACAGGTATCTCGTACAGCACAGTACAGGAAGCGGAAAGAGTTTTACTATCGCATGGCTCTGCAACAAGTTGTCAGGACTGCACGATGAAAATAACAACCGGATATTCGATTCGATCATCGTGATTACAGACAGGAGAGTGCTCGACCAGCAGTTAAGCAGCACGATGTTTGAATTCGAACAGGTCAGAGGAACCGTGGAGTGGATAGACAGCAACAAGAAATCCGAACAGCTCAAACAGGCACTTGAGAGCAACAAGGAAATCATCGTGGTCACATTGCAGACATTCCCATTCCTTGTAGATGAAGCGAACCAGTTAAGCGACAGAAACTTCGCCATAGTGGTAGATGAAGCTCATTCATCTCAATCTGGAGAGACCGCCAGAGGAAGCAGAAAGGTACTCGTGTCAGCTGATGATGTGCAGTACGAAGATGAGATGGAGAAGGATGTCGAGGATGTCATAAACAGTGAGATCGAGAAAACTGTAGGACCTGCAAAGAACATCAGCTACTTTGCATTCACCGCAACACCCAAACAGAAAACATTGGAACTTTTCGGAACCAAAATGCCTGATGGTAGCTATGAGCCGTATCACTTGTATTCTATGAAACAGGCGATAGAAGAAGGGTTCATACTCAATCCACTTGAGAACTACACCACATTCGAGACCTATTTCGAGCTCAAAAAGAAAATCGAAGATGATCCTGAATACGATAGAACCACAGCATACGGGCTTTTAAGGTCTCATGTTGATTCTAGCAAACCCGCCATCAGTAAAAAGACATCGATTATGCTGGATCATTTCTACAACAATATAATGACCCGTATAGGCGGCAAAGCCAAAGCGATGGTTGTTACAAGTTCCAGAGCCAATGCAGTCAAATACAAACTGGAATTTGATAAACAGATAAACGATAATGGATATCCTTTCGAAGCACTCGTAGCATTCTCGGGCACCGTTGAAGGTAATGATGTCGAAAAGGTCTACAGCGACTATGAGTTCACAGAATCAAAGATGAACGGTTTTCCGGATAGCAAGACATCCCAGTATTTCGACGAGAACGATGATTACAGGATACTTATAGTTGCCAACAAGTTCCAGACAGGTTTCGACCAGCCGCTTCTACACACCATGTATGTGGATAAAAAACTGGGTGGTGTGAATGCTGTACAGACATTGAGCCGGTTGAACAGGATACATCCTGAAAAACACGACACAATGGTTCTCGATTTTGCCAATGATGCAGAAGATATAAAGAAATCATTCGAGAACTTCCATGTGAAAACTACATTGAGCGAAGGCACAGACCCGAACAAGCTTCACGATTATGAAGATGCATTGAAGGATTTCAGGATATTTACAGAAGATGATGTAGAAAAATTCGCTCAAGAATACTTCTCAACTTCAGGTACCCAGGCTAAACTCTACTCAATACTTGAACCCGTGATACAGGAATGGGAAAGTAGACCTGAAGAGGAAAGGAAGGATTTCAAGAAGCAGATGCAGTCATTCACCAGATTGTATGCTTTCCTGTCTCACATAATGACGTTTAGAGATACCGAGCTTGAGAAACTTTATCAGTTCTCCCGGTTCCTTGTAAAGAAACTGAAAATCGGTTATAAACGCCTGCCTACTGAGATTCTGGATTGTGTAGACCTTGAATCACTTCGTATCAGTGAAGACAGCAAAGGCAGTATCGTACTTACAGATAAAGAAGGTGAACTGAAACCAATTTCTGATATGGGGACTGGCACTACCAGAGAAGAAGAACTTGCACCGCTTTCTGAGATACTGAATGAACTCAATGAGCGATTTGGAACCGAATTTACAGAAGACGACAGAGTAGCTCAGGTCATAGAAGATATGAGAGACCGCTTGCTCAAGACGGAGAAACTTCAGAGAGCTGCAAACCCTGAGATTAATTCGAAGGATAATTTTGCAAGGACGTTTGAATGGTTCTTTGATGATGAAGTTGAGAACCTTATCAATACGAGCCTTGACTTATACAAAAAAATGAGCGATGATGGTGATTTACGACATAATGTTAAGCAGGCATTGTTGAAGGACATTTATAGTAAATTGGTTGAATCTGACAATAGAAAATAA
- a CDS encoding radical SAM protein, with product METELNFAIQRNSNSSLEPWEINNEGQHGALVLRYRDCNLSCYLCYFQPYAYLNRTTSRRPVTSSLETCVNQLNNLDRSIGWVRIQGGEPLLNDSRSKSTSILAGEVLNHIVSNNLSSYENPRIIIQTNGIWLGNASVDKIDEFVQKIVEYLENVGYGKIVLEISFKGSNREMANSYAKSINTTNVDDVLATQISGYNKLHESIKNNAWDNDINRLAIYPIAGFGPEINNPGIIPIQKIENSEYPIFHPDTWDENFSRVIDDFRNTLSTNESVYQDYLNSHGNKIPMESMEPRRFQSGWIARINDRPQLRAFAENNLRIIRAPRLNIFMNNIGFVPEADENLIQKVGELREVFYEADPKSHYPYL from the coding sequence TTGGAAACTGAACTAAATTTTGCAATCCAGAGAAACAGTAATAGTAGTCTAGAACCATGGGAAATAAACAACGAGGGACAACATGGTGCTCTTGTTTTAAGATATAGAGATTGTAACCTAAGCTGTTATTTATGTTATTTTCAACCTTATGCTTATTTGAACAGGACAACCTCAAGAAGACCTGTAACAAGTAGTTTGGAGACCTGCGTAAATCAGTTAAATAACCTAGATAGAAGTATAGGATGGGTACGAATTCAAGGTGGTGAACCTCTTTTAAACGATAGTAGGTCAAAATCTACGTCCATTCTTGCAGGTGAAGTGCTTAATCATATAGTATCCAATAACCTGAGCTCTTATGAAAATCCAAGAATAATAATCCAAACAAATGGAATCTGGTTGGGTAATGCATCAGTTGATAAAATTGATGAGTTTGTACAGAAAATAGTTGAATACCTCGAAAATGTAGGTTACGGAAAAATAGTATTAGAAATATCTTTTAAAGGATCAAATAGAGAAATGGCTAATTCATATGCGAAATCTATAAACACAACGAATGTTGATGATGTTTTAGCTACACAAATAAGTGGATATAATAAATTACATGAATCTATTAAAAATAATGCATGGGATAATGACATAAACAGATTAGCTATTTATCCTATAGCTGGATTTGGTCCTGAAATTAATAATCCAGGAATTATTCCTATACAGAAGATTGAAAATAGTGAGTATCCAATATTCCATCCAGATACATGGGATGAGAATTTCAGCAGAGTTATAGATGATTTCCGAAATACACTATCAACAAATGAAAGTGTTTACCAAGATTATCTAAATTCACATGGAAACAAAATACCTATGGAATCCATGGAGCCTAGAAGATTTCAAAGCGGATGGATAGCTAGAATCAATGATAGGCCTCAACTCAGAGCTTTTGCTGAAAATAATCTGCGGATAATAAGAGCTCCAAGGTTGAATATATTCATGAATAATATAGGGTTTGTTCCAGAAGCTGATGAAAATTTAATACAAAAAGTTGGCGAACTAAGAGAAGTATTTTATGAAGCAGATCCAAAAAGCCATTATCCATATCTTTGA